One window of Oculatellaceae cyanobacterium genomic DNA carries:
- a CDS encoding ATP-binding protein: MSERLVALEQERRAFLANVSHELRTPVSNVLVTAEALRNGAAEEPELRDRFLGIVEDETKRLSRLIHDLLDLGRLEAGITAIEKQPLNLRKLINQAIRAMESRMQAKGVVICKNVPDVILQGDPERLLQAFMNVLDNAIKHSEENSHVYVGGKIEGMQIAVQICDTGSGISEQDLPHIFEQFYTTDRSRSGSGTGLGLAIARRIVEAHGGSITASSTPGQGAMFTICLAR; encoded by the coding sequence ATGAGCGAACGGCTAGTTGCACTTGAGCAAGAGCGGCGGGCATTTTTGGCTAACGTATCTCATGAATTACGTACTCCTGTGAGTAATGTCTTAGTGACAGCGGAAGCACTAAGAAATGGCGCAGCAGAGGAACCTGAACTACGCGATCGCTTTTTGGGAATTGTTGAAGATGAAACCAAGCGTTTGTCGCGACTGATTCATGATCTACTAGATCTTGGCAGACTAGAAGCTGGTATAACTGCAATAGAAAAACAACCGCTCAACCTAAGAAAATTAATCAACCAAGCTATCCGAGCAATGGAATCTCGGATGCAAGCTAAAGGTGTAGTAATTTGCAAGAATGTTCCTGACGTGATCCTACAAGGCGATCCAGAGCGGCTATTGCAAGCTTTTATGAATGTGTTGGATAACGCTATTAAGCACTCTGAGGAAAATTCCCATGTTTATGTGGGCGGTAAGATAGAAGGTATGCAGATAGCTGTGCAAATCTGCGATACGGGGTCAGGTATTAGTGAGCAGGATCTTCCCCATATTTTTGAACAGTTTTATACAACGGATCGTTCGCGTTCAGGCAGTGGCACTGGCTTGGGTTTAGCGATCGCACGGCGAATTGTAGAAGCACATGGCGGAAGTATTACTGCTAGTAGTACTCCTGGTCAAGGGGCAATGTTTACTATTTGCCTTGCTCGATGA